One stretch of Macrotis lagotis isolate mMagLag1 chromosome 7, bilby.v1.9.chrom.fasta, whole genome shotgun sequence DNA includes these proteins:
- the LOC141494013 gene encoding E3 ubiquitin-protein ligase TRIM21-like, which translates to MEMLQKLQKELTCGICRSYFSQPVTIGCGHSFCQACLSFCWRAGVSVSCCPECRQVSRGGEFPAINEQLAQLTELGKEFCFQLLQRTKEGNHCATHNQVFKLFCEDDQALLCGRCCQTQEHGAHKISPIEEAAHNCREKLQNIQSHLRRGLEDAEKLLVQKRPVDTWQWMISIEFCKLQGLLMSEENKCLQRVREEQQATQERLFQRQENLQDLKGKLQRSGHQPNLELLQNAKQLLTVLSQRPIPEMREYAIPGMIEMLRTFRVDITLDPISACPSLSVSEDLKSVKAGEGWQVDTKHVEVSACHYVFAEQTFSSDKYYWEVDVTQLPQWVLGIHNSHLRTRSDFYASVFLLRCVKKKEDFYLESYPRALNHRVKGPVPRIGVYLDFQAGILAFYNVLQNSLIYKFQYISLVENITPIFSPGPPLPETKDGSMILCPAHLCTCCHLSC; encoded by the coding sequence AATGTTGCAGAAACTGCAGAAAGAACTCACCTGTGGTATCTGTAGAAGTTACTTCTCTCAGCCAGTCACCATTGGGTGTGGGCACAGCTTTTGCCAAGCATGTCTCTCTTTCTGCTGGAGAGCAGGAGTTTCTGTTTCCTGTTGTCCTGAATGCAGGCAAGTGTCCCGAGGTGGAGAATTCCCAGCAATCAATGAGCAGCTAGCACAGCTGACTGAACTGGGTAAGGAGTTCTGCTTCCAGCTTTTGCAGAGGACTAAAGAGGGTAACCACTGTGCCACTCACAACCAAGTCTTCAAGCTCTTTTGTGAAGATGACCAGGCACTCCTTTGTGGGAGATGTTGCCAGACACAAGAGCATGGAGCTCACAAAATCTCTCCCATAGAAGAGGCTGCTCACAATTGCAGGGAGAAGCTCCAGAACATTCAGAGTCATCTGAGGAGGGGCTTAGAAGATGCTGAGAAGCTTCTTGTTCAGAAGAGACCTGTTGACACTTGGCAATGGATGATTTCAATAGAATTTTGCAAATTGCAGGGTCTTTTGatgtcagaagaaaacaaatgccTTCAAAGGGTAAGGGAAGAACAACAGGCAACCCAAGAGAGACTATTCCAGCGTCAAGAAAACCTTCAGGACCTCAAGGGAAAGTTGCAGAGGTCAGGTCATCAACCCAATTTGGAGCTGCTGCAGAATGCCAAACAGCTGCTGACAGTCTTGTCCCAGAGGCCCATTCCGGAGATGAGAGAATATGCTATCCCTGGCATGATAGAGATGCTCAGAACATTCCGAGTGGACATCACCTTGGATCCAATTTCAGCCTGTCCCAGTCTGTCTGTTTCTGAGGATCTGAAGAGTGTGAAGGCTGGAGAGGGCTGGCAGGTTGACACCAAGCATGTGGAGGTCTCTGCATGCCATTATGTCTTTGCTGAGCAGACCTTCAGCTCAGATAAATATTACTGGGAGGTGGATGTGACACAATTACCTCAGTGGGTACTGGGCATCCATAATTCACACTTGAGGACAAGGAGTGACTTTTATGCCTCGGTATTCCTGCTTAGATGTGTAAAGAAGAAGGAGGATTTCTATTTGGAAAGCTATCCTAGGGCATTGAATCATAGAGTGAAAGGCCCTGTGCCAAGGATTGGGGTATACCTGGATTTTCAGGCTGGCATTCTTGCATTTTACAATGTACTCCAGAACTCTCTCATTTAtaaatttcaatatatttcattAGTTGAGAACATTActcccatcttttctcctggtcCCCCACTTCCTGAAACAAAGGATGGTTCCATGATTCTCTGTCCAGCTCATCTTTGTACTTGCTGCCATTTGTCTTGTTGA